GGACCAGCTTTCACAGGGCTTATTGTTGTATGTGCAGGAATAAAACTGTCTTTTTTTGAAAGAGACAAAGCAAACTGCTTTATGGTCTCGATCTCATTTGGTGAGAGTTTAGCTCCTGGATGTGTCATGGCATAGGAGGGAAGAGGCATCTTCTCGGCACGAACCATATTGAATATTGCGTAGAATTTCCCCTTTTGCTCAGCTTCGGATAATTTGTCCCATTCCGAAAAATTCATTACTTCACGGGCTCTCCTGATATCTTTGTTGACGATCCAGGAAATTGGAGCGAGTTTATCTAAGAAAGTGAGATGTTGTGCATTTGAATGACAGTCATAGCAGGAACGTTCTAAAACCTGAGTTACCTCTTTAGGTACATTTTTCATAGGACCGGTTACCGGTCTTTGTTCGATCGGCGCATTGAAAAACTGTAAGGCTATAAAACCTGCTAAGATACAGAGTATGACAATGGGTAATATTCTTATTTGTTTTACGTGCTTCATGATATTTCTCTTTTGTTTTGATAAAATTATAGTAAACAATGCCAGCCGAAAAGATCAAAGGCGTTGAACCGGACATATTGAAAGTTGAATAAAGAATTTTTGGTGTTGAGCTGGACAGTGTATCCTTATAAGTTTAAGCTGGTCGCATCAATGATTTCTCCAGAATTTTGGTTCTGTTCAAAAGCGATAATTTCCCAATCTTCTTTGGTATCTGGAAGTTTGAATGAGAAGCTGTCATTGGCTTGAAGTGTACGGCTTTGCAAGTCCCGGACAATTTGTACATGCGATAGCGCTTTTCCAGCGTTTTCACCTGCTGAGACCTGCGAGGAGGCTTTCTTTTGAACTAGTGCCATGATGATTGTAGAGTTTTTCGATGCTGATGTTGAAGTGTAGCTGATCTGAATAGATTTACCTTTGGATTGTTCCATTTTTACAACCAGGTTTTCCGAATGGGTATCCAGCATTGCCGACTGAATGCTGCGCAATACTTTAGTGGATTCGGAGCCCACTGTTTCTGTCTTACCATTGATTACCATCTGAGGCGTGTATAACGTACCTAGGTTCATCCACGTTGCATATTGTTTCTGTCTTTCGGTGAACTTAGCTTTGCTGAAACGGTCTTTCCATCCCTGATGATCCCAATAATCTACGTGGTAAGCCAGAATAAAAAGTTTCTTGTTTTCGTTATCCTTTTCGAGCCTAGCGATCAGTTCGTCTGCCGGAGGACAGCTCCAGCAACCCTCGGAAGTGAATAGTTCGACGACGGCGAAACTTTTACCCGAGTTTTTTGCTTTGATATTTTCCAATTTCTGGTCATCTGCAAATCCTTTGAAAGCCATAATCAGTGTGATGATCAAAGGTAGACTTAAGACGTATAATATCTCTTTAATAGATTTCATGCTGTTTATTTTTATTTTATTGATGAAAAGATGAATTAAGGATGTTGGTTTGTCAACTATAAACTAAAGATTTTGAGGGCGAAACCGAAGTCTTGGGGTGGGATACAGATTTCATCACTGCATTGCATAAACTGAATTGTCCCCCTGATCGTACCGTTCTTTCCTTTTATTTTGATTCTTTGACTAAACTCAACATCGTTCTCGAAATAGGTTACAGGAATACCCAATACTTTTTCAAACTTTCGGAGTGGTGTGGGTTGGCTCACTTTCCCTACCAGTTCATAAGATTTATCAGGCAGGAATTTAAAGTTCATTTTTATGGGGCTTTTGAAGCTATTACCCAGTGCATACATATGCCATCCTTGGGGTATTTTTGCTTTCATGGAAATTTCACCTTCTTCAGGGGATTTTCTTTTGAGTATACATTCCCATGTTACCTGACCATTGGAGGTCTGGCCTTTGGAATAACCGCAGAATATCATAAGGACTGCGAACATTAAAATTGCTAGCTTGTTCATTTTCTTGTTCTTTTAAATTGTTAAAAAAGTTGTTTTGTTAGGCAGATTTGATCTTAATGATCTGAAAGCATTTCTCATTTTTATTGTAAAGCGTTCCGCTTGCTCCCAAACAGCGAAATGACCGCCCTTTTCCAATTTGTTGAAACCTTAAACCATATTATCTAAGTGATTTGAATGCAGCCCTAAGCTCTTCCGTAAAAATCTGAGGTTGCTCCCATGCAGCAAAGTGCCCTCCTTTTTTCGCTTTATGATAATAATACATCGTGGGATAAGCGGCTTTTGACCAGCTTTCAGGTGCCTGGTAGATTTCATGTGGGAATACGGAAATAGCCACAGGAACTTTTATAGTCTTTGTTTTTTGATGATCTGAACTGAAGTTATTGTTATTATTTTCCCAATAGAAACGTGAAGAGGAAGCCCCAGTATTCGTCAACCAATAAAGTGTAATATCATCCAGGATTGCATCTCTATGGATGACTTTTTCTGGTTGTAGGTCACTTTCTGTCCATTCTGCAATTTTTTCGTACAAGAATGCTGCAAGTGCACTCGGAGAATCAGACAGAAGATAACCTGTTGTCTGTGGTCTTGTCACCATCATTCCACCATAAGCTGCATTTCTTCCAAAGAATGTACTTAGAGAATTATATGCTTTAGCTTCGTCTTCTGAAAGTCCAATAGGAGTAGGGTCACCAGCGTTAATCGGTTTTACTAATTCAGCGGGAATTGTTGCGGGCATCGTAAGGTGTATTCCAAGAAGCCCGGCTGGAGCCTGTCGTGCCAGCGCATCGGAGATCACTGAACCATGATCACCGCCTTCCGAAACATATTTTGTGTAGCCAAGGCGTTTTACCAATACATCCCAAGCTTTGGCTACACGGTCTGGATTCCAGCCTATTTCTTTGGGGATTTCCGAAAAGCCATATCCCGGAATTGCAGGGATAATCACATCGAACGCATCTTCCGCTTTTCCACCATATTTTACAGGGTCAGTCAGCGGGCCAATGGCATCTATGAATTCTAGTGGTGACCCTGGCCAACCGTGGGTAAGGACTACCGGAAGTGCATTGGATTCTTTTGAGCGAACATGAATGAATTGGATATCCAAACCATCAATTTTTGTTATGTATTGCGGAAGAGCATTTAATTTTTTTTCTAGCTTTCGCCAGTCATATCCTTTTCCCCAATACGTTACCAGTTCCTTCAACTGTGCTAATTGAATGCCTTGAGATTCATCATTCACAGTTTCTTTATCGGGAAAACGAGTTTCCGCGATACGTCGTTTGAGCTCGTCAAGCTTTGACTGTGGAATGTTGATCTTAAATGGCCGGATACTAGTGTCTGTTTTTGAAACAGTACTGGTTGTTTTGTTATTTTGAGCACTGGAAATGGTAGGTATACTTAGAGAGCATGCTGCTGCTAAAAGAACCGTTGTAAGTTTTGTTTTCATTGTTTCTTGTTTTAAATTTTTGTTCTGATTTCTTTTTGTTGAGACAAATGTAGACCAGGCCAAAGGCGATAGAAAGAAACAATCGGTTCAAGTGGACATAATAGCTGTCGAGTTGGTTATTTTAATCCGCGAAAAAGATGACGCTATCGTAGGTCATGTTCTGAATAATATAAATAATAATAGCATTAGCTTATAACTTTATTGATTAGCTCATCTTCCATTGAAAGTTGGGGGAGATGTCATATTGGTCTACAGCGCAGAAGCTTTATTATGAAAGCAAAAAGTTTCAAAAATAGAAAACAGCAGTAAATAAACCGCTGTTTCACTTTGTCGGTCTGATTTTATAAACAACGGATTGTACCTCCGTCGACCCGTAGTACAGAACCGCTGATATAGTCAGCAAAACGACTACAGAGGTAGACAACGGCACCCGCAATTTCTTCAGGTGCACCAAACCTTCCGGTATCATTAGGGATAAGCTCCTGAACTGCTTTGTACTTAATCTCCTCCATATCCGTTCCCCAGCCAAATTTAGGCGCTGCCTGCTCGAGCCATTGTTCTACCATTGGATTGATGATGGCTCCAGGAGATACGATATTAGAAGTGATACCCGTCTCCTTAAGTTGCCTTGCGAGCGATACAGACATATTATGTCGTGCGGCAAGGGTAGCATTATAATGTGGCTGTTCCTTTATGGGCTGTATGGCCAATCCTCCACCAATATGTATTAACCTGCCCCAACCTCGCTCCTTCATCTGTGGAACGATGCGCTGTATCATACGTACATATGAAACCACATTGGTATTGTATAACGCTAACCAGTCTTCGGTACTTGCTTCGCCCCATGATTTGTGCGAAGTAATTCCGGCATTATTAACCAGTATATCCACCGGTCCGGATGAGAGTGCTGCTGCTGCTACTGCATCTGCGCCTTCATCTGTCGCAAGGTCTCCGATCGCTATTGCCGCAGATCCGCCGGAAGCGTTAATCTCCGCAGCTACATCTTCAGCACGTTTAAGGTTACGTCCATGTATTATTACCATGGCGCCTTCACTTGCGAGCATTTTAGCAATGGCTTCGCCCAATCCGGAACTAGATCCGGTTACCAGGGCACGTTTACCCTTTAATTTTATGTCCATTTTAATTGATTTTTATGTTATAAATGTTTTTTATTTGGCGCATAACCAAATTCCTTTTTGTATGCGAAGGAAAAGTGGGAGAGATCCTCAAAACCCAGATCCAAGTATACATCGGAAGGTTTCTCTTTTTGCTGTTCAATCAAGAAGCGGGCTGTATCCAGACGCTTCTGCAACAACCATCTGCCCGGGCTGGTATGAAACTGCTTTTCAAAATCGCGCTTAAAACCCGAAAGGCTGCGTCCCGTAAGAAAAGCAAAACGTTTCATTGGTACATTGTAGCGGTAATGGCTGTTCATAAAAGCTTCGAGGTCGATCTTTCCCGGTTCATTAAAATCAAACAACACATTTTTAAATGCCGGATTATGCTGAATAAGTAGTAAAACAAGCTCTCTGGCTTTTAGCGCCACAATGCGGTCATCCATTTGTTGTTGCAGATAAGGAACCAAGGAATCTACAAAACCTTTCAGCAATGCACCTGGCTGGATAAGAAGTGCGGCATGAGGATTAATTATGCTATCGGCTTTCAGTCCGTACTGCTCGCTCATTTCCTTTAAAGTGCACTGATCGATATGCACTGCTATAGACTTGAAACTTCCATTGGTGGTGCTTTTCACGTATTTGGTCAGCTGGTTGCGTCGAAAAAAGCGGAAGTCACCTTCCCGATAGGAATGCTTTTGATCAGCGAGCCAGACA
The window above is part of the Sphingobacterium sp. ML3W genome. Proteins encoded here:
- a CDS encoding protein-disulfide reductase DsbD domain-containing protein, producing the protein MNKLAILMFAVLMIFCGYSKGQTSNGQVTWECILKRKSPEEGEISMKAKIPQGWHMYALGNSFKSPIKMNFKFLPDKSYELVGKVSQPTPLRKFEKVLGIPVTYFENDVEFSQRIKIKGKNGTIRGTIQFMQCSDEICIPPQDFGFALKIFSL
- a CDS encoding AraC family transcriptional regulator; its protein translation is MECKNDISEKAKDAATGPKIVLNTYSGNTIEGEAFVADHIFSYILQGKQDVWLADQKHSYREGDFRFFRRNQLTKYVKSTTNGSFKSIAVHIDQCTLKEMSEQYGLKADSIINPHAALLIQPGALLKGFVDSLVPYLQQQMDDRIVALKARELVLLLIQHNPAFKNVLFDFNEPGKIDLEAFMNSHYRYNVPMKRFAFLTGRSLSGFKRDFEKQFHTSPGRWLLQKRLDTARFLIEQQKEKPSDVYLDLGFEDLSHFSFAYKKEFGYAPNKKHL
- a CDS encoding DUF1223 domain-containing protein, producing the protein MKSIKEILYVLSLPLIITLIMAFKGFADDQKLENIKAKNSGKSFAVVELFTSEGCWSCPPADELIARLEKDNENKKLFILAYHVDYWDHQGWKDRFSKAKFTERQKQYATWMNLGTLYTPQMVINGKTETVGSESTKVLRSIQSAMLDTHSENLVVKMEQSKGKSIQISYTSTSASKNSTIIMALVQKKASSQVSAGENAGKALSHVQIVRDLQSRTLQANDSFSFKLPDTKEDWEIIAFEQNQNSGEIIDATSLNL
- a CDS encoding epoxide hydrolase family protein — its product is MKTKLTTVLLAAACSLSIPTISSAQNNKTTSTVSKTDTSIRPFKINIPQSKLDELKRRIAETRFPDKETVNDESQGIQLAQLKELVTYWGKGYDWRKLEKKLNALPQYITKIDGLDIQFIHVRSKESNALPVVLTHGWPGSPLEFIDAIGPLTDPVKYGGKAEDAFDVIIPAIPGYGFSEIPKEIGWNPDRVAKAWDVLVKRLGYTKYVSEGGDHGSVISDALARQAPAGLLGIHLTMPATIPAELVKPINAGDPTPIGLSEDEAKAYNSLSTFFGRNAAYGGMMVTRPQTTGYLLSDSPSALAAFLYEKIAEWTESDLQPEKVIHRDAILDDITLYWLTNTGASSSRFYWENNNNNFSSDHQKTKTIKVPVAISVFPHEIYQAPESWSKAAYPTMYYYHKAKKGGHFAAWEQPQIFTEELRAAFKSLR
- a CDS encoding SDR family NAD(P)-dependent oxidoreductase codes for the protein MDIKLKGKRALVTGSSSGLGEAIAKMLASEGAMVIIHGRNLKRAEDVAAEINASGGSAAIAIGDLATDEGADAVAAAALSSGPVDILVNNAGITSHKSWGEASTEDWLALYNTNVVSYVRMIQRIVPQMKERGWGRLIHIGGGLAIQPIKEQPHYNATLAARHNMSVSLARQLKETGITSNIVSPGAIINPMVEQWLEQAAPKFGWGTDMEEIKYKAVQELIPNDTGRFGAPEEIAGAVVYLCSRFADYISGSVLRVDGGTIRCL